One Candidatus Peregrinibacteria bacterium DNA segment encodes these proteins:
- a CDS encoding glycosyltransferase family 2 protein: MQKNPILSIIILNYKSADFCDKCLQAISTFSPSCSYEILVVDNASHEIERWRELKEKWLKKLNVSFSALPNNIGYGKGNEYAIRKSHGKYFAIVNPDIEVLPGTFDGLLEYIKNHENVGIVAPKLLYSDGKIQDSFRLFPNFSDLFVKRIGILRHIFQKKMEHFLMWKIDLSSPIKVDWVVGAFFLARRKAWEEVGGFDPRYFLFLEDTDVCRSLWKKGWKVIFHPHFSAYHHHERLSDAKNIFSIFRNKMLQIHLWSAIKYFWKWKGKR, translated from the coding sequence ATGCAGAAAAATCCAATTCTTTCCATCATTATTTTGAATTATAAATCCGCAGACTTTTGCGACAAATGCCTGCAAGCAATTTCCACATTTTCTCCATCGTGTTCTTACGAAATTTTAGTCGTAGATAATGCTTCTCATGAAATAGAAAGATGGCGAGAGCTCAAGGAAAAATGGTTAAAAAAACTTAATGTTTCATTCTCAGCGCTTCCGAATAATATTGGGTACGGAAAGGGAAATGAATACGCAATTCGGAAATCACATGGGAAGTATTTTGCCATTGTGAATCCCGACATAGAAGTGCTTCCGGGAACGTTTGATGGTCTTCTTGAGTACATCAAAAATCATGAAAATGTTGGAATTGTGGCTCCAAAGCTTTTGTATTCAGATGGGAAAATCCAGGATTCTTTTCGTCTTTTCCCAAATTTTTCTGATCTGTTTGTGAAGCGAATTGGAATTTTGAGACATATATTTCAAAAAAAAATGGAGCACTTTCTCATGTGGAAAATTGATCTTTCAAGTCCAATAAAAGTGGATTGGGTGGTTGGTGCTTTTTTTCTTGCACGAAGAAAAGCGTGGGAAGAAGTAGGAGGATTTGACCCTCGATATTTTCTTTTTTTGGAGGATACCGATGTGTGCCGTTCTCTTTGGAAAAAAGGATGGAAAGTAATTTTTCATCCTCATTTTTCGGCATATCACCATCATGAACGCCTTTCCGATGCCAAAAATATTTTCTCTATATTTCGGAATAAAATGCTCCAAATTCATCTCTGGAGCGCGATCAAGTATTTTTGGAAATGGAAGGGCAAGCGGTAA